In the genome of Hyphomicrobium sp. ghe19, the window GCTGGCGGCACAGTCGTCAATTTCAATCCGCTTTATACTCTCGAAGAGTTGACGTTTCAAGTCACGGATAGCGAGACTGAGATCATGGTGACGCATGATCTGAGCCTGCTATTTTCCAAGGCTGAGGCACTGATGCTCAGCGGCGTTATCGCGCGATCGGTGGTCATTCCGTTCGCCAGCGTGCTGCCGCCGCTAAAATCTGTGCTCTTTCGCCTGCTAAAAAGGAAAGATGTCGCGGACTTCAGAGCGTCGCGCGCGGCCGATCGCGTCATCAACGGCATGACACTAGCCGCGACATCCGCGCCGATGACCCCCGTCAGCATCGATCCGGACGAAGATGTCGCGGTGCTGCAGTACACCGGCGGCACCACGGGCACGCCCAAGGGCGCGATGCTGACGCACGCAAACCTGACTGCCAACACCGCCCAGATTGCGGCGTGGGCCGTCGATCTCGAGCCCGGAAAAGAAAGCATTCTCGGGGCGCTGCCGCTGTTCCACGTCTTCGCGATGACCGTCGTGATGAACATGGGCGTTGAACTCGCAGCCAAGATCATCTTGATTCCGCGCTTTCAGCTCCTCGAAGTTCTCAAGCTGCTCAATCGCGAGCGGCCGACTGTTTTGCCTGCGGTCCCGACGATTTTCACCGCGATGCTCAACTATCCCGAATTCAAATCCTACGACGTCTCATCGCTGCGCTTTTGCATTTCGGGCGGGGCGCCTCTGCCGATGGAGGTCAAACTCAAGTTCGAGGCGGTGTCGGGGGCAAAGGTCGTCGAAGGCTACGGACTTTCCGAGGCTTCTCCCGTGCTCACCTGCAATCCTGTTCAGGAGGAGCCTGTCCTGGGGTCCATCGGGCCGCCGATGCCCGGTACGACCATTTCGCTTCGCGACATCGAAGACCCGACAAAGGAAGTCGCGCAGGGCGAGCGCGGGGAACTTTGCGCCAAGGGCCCACAGATCATGAAGGGCTATTGGAAAAAGCCGGCGGAGACGGAAAAGCAATTCGTCGGCGAATTCCTGCGCACGGGCGATGTCGCGATCATGGACGAGCACGGGTATTTCTCGATCGTCGACCGGATCAAGGATCTCATCATCTGCTCCGGTTACAACGTCTATCCGCGGCGCATCGAGGAGGCGATCTACACGCATCCAGCAGTCGAAGAAGTGACTGTCATCGGTATCGCCGACGATTACCGGGGCGAAGCGCCCAAAGCTTTCATCAAGTTGAAAAGCGGGATGTCGGCGACAGCGGCAGACATTCTCAAGCATCTGGAGCCGAAGATCTCCAAGATCGAGATGCCGGCCGCAATCGAGTTTCGCGATAGCTTGCCCAAGACGATGATCGGGAAGCTGTCCAAGAAGGAGTTGGCGGCCGAGGAAGCCAATCGCGGCCGTCTGGCAACATGACCGGCAAAACCGCTGACGCGCTTCGGGCGGCTCCAAGCGCTCATCAGGATGCGCATCACGAGTCCTCCTTCACCATTTCGGCGCTCTCCAAAGAATTCGGGATCACAACGCGCGCCATCCGCTTTTACGAAAGTCGTGGGCTGATATCGCCGGAGCGCATCGGGACGGCGCGGCGGTATTCGAAACGGGACCGGGCGCGGCTCATCCTGATTTTGCGTGGACGGAACCTCGGCTTCACGGTTGAAGACGTGAGCGACTATCTCTCGCTCTACGATTCAGATCCCGGCCAACTCGCGCAGACCCGGCACCTCTTTGACAAGGTGACGGCCGCCATCGCCGACCTCGAGACGAAGCGGCATGACATCGAGCGCTCGCTGGCGGACCTCTCAGAGATCCGCGCACGCTGCGAAGCGCATCTCAAAAAGAACACTTGAACCTTCAGCGATACAGATCGGCGCGCGTCGGCGGCAGAACGGGGTTGGGCTTAGCTGACTTCGATGCGAGCGTCTGGAACAGACGCAGCGTACCGCGCGAAAACGCCAAGCTTACGCCCGCCAGATACGCAACCCAAATCCGATACTTCTCTTCGCCGACGTAGCTGATGGCCTGCTCGCGGTTCGCCGTCAGGCGTTCGCACCAGAGCTGACAGGTCCGTGCGTAGTGGAGCCGCCAGCCTTCGACGTCGTGGACTTCGAACCCTGCCTGCTCCATTGCCGAAATCGAATGGCCGATATCGTCCAATTCGCCGCCCGGGAAAATGTATTTCGCAATCGCCTTCTTTTCGGGGCGCATGCGGGCTTTCATCCAGCCTGTCTTTGGCTTGTGCGCACGGCGCGAGATGGCGTGATTGAGAAACAGGCCGTCGTCGGCGAGCAACGAGCGAACCTTCCTCATGTACGCCGGGATGTTCTTCAGGCCGATGTGCTCGTACATGCCGATCGAGGCGATCTTGTCGTAGGTGCCCGTCAGCTTCGAGTAATCGTTGAGCTCGAACGTCACCCGGTCTTCGATGCCGAGGCGTTTGGCCTTGGCGCGCGCAAACGCGAGCTGTTCTTCCGACAGCGTGACGCCGTGCGCGATGACACCGTAGTTCTTGGCCGCATGACACAGAAGGCCGCCCCAGCCGGCGCCGATGTCGAGCATGCGCTCGCCGGGCTTCAGCCGCAGCTTTCGGCAGATCATCTCGAGCTTGTCGTGCTGCGCCTGCTCGACGCCGTTTGTCCAATCCGTGTAGTACGCGCACGAGTAGACCATCTCGGGATCGAGGAAGAGCGCGTAAAAGTCGTTCGACAGGTCGTAGTGGAACTGGATGTAGGCCTTGTTGTCCTCGGTCTTGCGGTTCTTGCCGGTGATCTCGCCTCCGAAGCCATGAGCGTCGCGTGCGTCCGCGGTTTTGGCGAAGAGGAACGGCGACAGCTTCAGAGCAAGGCTCGCGAACTCGCCGGGCTTCATCTTTATGGATTTGGACTTGCGGCCATCCTGGAGGCCCAAGCCGAAATCGACGAGGGTGCCGCCTGAGAAATCGATGCCCTTCTCGACGTATTGGCGAATGATCGAATCGAGCGACGGACGGCGGAGGATTGAGCCGATGACGCCCGGATCGCGGATGGAAATCTCGAAGTCCGACTTCGGCGCGCTGCCGAGCGGCAGGCGCGTGCCGTCCCACAATCGGACCCAGCCATCGGCATTGAGACGGCCAGCGAGATCGCGGACAAGCGAACGTGCCGCCTCGAGTTGCCTGTCGTCCTTCGCACTCATGCGCGTCCCTCGCTTGCCTTCGGCCGCAAGCTCAATAGCGCATCGAAACGGCCAAGTCTTCTCTTCCACATCCGGCGCATTACGCCGCGGCGCGGGCCTCGATCGTCTGCGGGGCTTCCATGATCGCCGTTACGCCCATGCCGCCCGCGGTGCAGACCGAGATGAGGCCGCGGCCGCCCTTCGTCGACAAAAGCTTGGCAAGATTGGAAACGATACGAGCGCCAGTCGCCGCAAAGGGATGGCCGAAGGCGAGCGAGGAGCCTTTGACGTTGAGCTTGGAGCGATCAATCGACCCGAGTGGCGCATCCTTGCCCATGTGCGTCTTGCAGTAAGCCGGGTCTTCCCAGGCCTTGAGCGTGCACAGGACCTGCGCGGCGAATGCCTCGTGGAGTTCGTAGAAGTCGAAGTCCTGAAGCGTGAGGCCGGCGCGGTCGAGCATCTTCGAGACGGCGATCGTCGGCGCCATCAGCAAGCCGTCGCCGCCGACGAAATTGTTGGCGATGTGCTGGCCGAACGTCAGATACGCGAGCACCGGAAGATTGCGCGCCTTGGCCCACTCTTCGGACGCGAGCAACACGGTCGCGGCGCCGTCGGTGAGCGGCGTGGAGTTACCGGCTGTCAGCGTGCCTCGCTCGGATTTTTCAAAGGCGGGCTTTAGGCTCGCCAGCTTCTCGAGCGTGATGTCGGGGCGCAAGTTGTTGTCGCGGAAGACGCCGGCGCAGGGAACGATCAGATCGTCCATGTAGCCTTCGTCGTAAGCGGCGGCGCCCTTCTTGTGGCTCTCGTAGGCGAGCTGGTCCTGATCGGCGCGGGGAATGTGCCATTCCTGTGCCATCAGTTCGCAATGCTGACCCATCGTCAGCCCCGTGCGCGGCTCGGCGACGCTCGGCGGCTGCGGCGCAAGCTCGGTGGGCGAAAGTCCCTTGAAGACTTTGATCTTGTCGAGCGCCGTCTTGCCTTGCTGCGCGCCAACGAGGCGCTTCGAGAATTTCTTCGAGAACACGATCGGGGCGTCCGACGTCGTGTCGGAGCCGACGGAGATCGCGCTTTCGATTTCGCCCGTTGCAATCTTGGCAGCCGACATGAGCGCCGATTGCAGCGAGGTGCCGCACGCCTGGATCAGCGTGACGCCGGGTGTCGAGGGCGCGAGCTTCGTCGACAAGACGGCTTCGCGCGCCAGGTTGAAATCCTTGGAGTGCGTGACGACTGCGCCGCCGACGACCTCGTCGATGTGCTGGCCCTTGAGTCCGAACCGGTCGACCAGTCCGTTCAAGGCGGCGGCCATCATGTCGAGGTTCGAGAGGTCGGTATAAAATGTATTCGAACGGCAGAACGGGATGCGGACACCGCCAATCACTGCAACGCGCCGGAGTTCTCGTGCCATTTCAATCTCCCAAACTATTCGGCTGCTGCAGCGTGCGGAGCGGATGCGGGACCGGCCGCGCTCAAGCTCTTCCTGTAGTGCAACGGGCCGCCGCGGAACGGCGCGAAGCCGGTCCCGAAAATCATGCCCGCATCGACCAGGTCAGCGGTTTCGACGACGCCGTCGTCGAGCGATTTCTGTGCTTCCGCGATCATCGGATCGACAAGCTCGCGTCCGAGGCGATCGAGATCCGCCTTCTCGAATTTCTTGTCCGACTTGACGGGCTTGCCGTCCTTCCAGACGTAGAAGCCTTCGCCGGTTTTCTTGCCGAGGCGGCCGGAGGCAACGAGCCGGTCGAGCCTGGAGCCTTCGCTCGAATGGCCCAGAATTTTCGCGACGTGGGCGCAGATGTCGAGGCCGACGTTGTCTGCCAGCTCGATCGGGCCCATCGGCATGCCGAACGTGCGCGCCGCTTCGTCGATCTTTTCCTTGTCCTCACCCTCTTCGAGACGCTTCATCGCGGCGAACATGTAGGGCGTGAGCACCTTATTCACGAGGAAGCCCGGGACGTCCTTCGTGATCAGCGGGAACTTGTCGATCGCGGTGACGAAAGCTGCGCCTTTTTTCACTTCTTCGTCACGCGTGTTGGCTCCGCGTACCACTTCGACGAGCGGCATCTGCGCGACGGGCGAGAAGAAGTGCAGACCGATCAAGCGGCCCGGATCTTTCAGCGGGGCGGCGATGTCCTCAAGCTTCAGCGAGGACGTGTTCGTCGCGAGCACGGCACCCGGCTTGATCCTCGTTTCGAGATCGGTGAAGAGCTTCTGCTTCACATCGAGCCGCTCGACGATCGCCTCGATGATGACGTCGGCCCGCGAAATGCCTTTGCCTTCAGGGTCCGCAATCAACCGCGCCTTTGCAGCATCGCGCGCCGGCTTCGTCTTGAATTTCCGCGCGAAGAGTTTGCCTTGCGCCTTGATGCCCTTCTCGAGCTGCTCGGCGGAGATATCCTGCAACGTCACTTCCATGCCGGATGCGACGCAGACGCCAGCGATATCGGCGCCCATGGTGCCTGCGCCGATGACGTGGACGCGGCTCGGCCGCCATTTGAAGCCCTTCGGCGCCTGCCCTTTCAGCAGCTCCGTCAAGCGGAAGACGCGACGCAAATTCCGTGAGGTATCGGACACCATCAGCGGCGCGAAGGCTTTCGTCTCCTCGCGCTTCATCGTGTCGAGGTCGCCGCCGAATTTCTCGAACAGGTCGATCAGGCGGAAGGGCGCGGGATAGTGGTCTTCGCGAACCTTCTTCGCCGTCTCCTGACGCATTTTCTTGGCGAGCAGGCCGCGCACGGGCCACTTGGTCAGCAGCATCTTGGCGAGACCGGCCGACTTCGAACGGCGGTTCTGCAGCACGGCCTTGCGCGCTGCCCAATGCAGCTCTCCGGGGCTGCCGACGAGTTGGTCGATGAGGCCCTGGGCCTTTGCGACGGTCGCGCGGATCATGCCGCCCGTCAGCATCAGTTGCATCGCCGCCATCGGGCCGGCCTGCTTGATCGAGCGTGCGGTGCCGTTAAAACCAGGGAAGATGCCGAGCTTCACTTCCGGGAAGCCGACGCGCGTTGAGTCATCGCGTGTCGCGATGCGGTAATGGCAGGCGAGGATCAGCTCCAAGCCACCGCCGACGCACACGCCATGAATGGCTGCGACAACCGGCACCGGAAGTTTTTCGATACGGTCGAGCA includes:
- a CDS encoding long-chain fatty acid--CoA ligase, yielding MKLEASQATTISPLWVDHYPRGVDWNMPIPKRTVPELLERAANQFPGNPAISFLGRTTSYSTLAAEVDRVAAGLQSIGVKRGTKVGLLLPNTPTFIVYYFAILKAGGTVVNFNPLYTLEELTFQVTDSETEIMVTHDLSLLFSKAEALMLSGVIARSVVIPFASVLPPLKSVLFRLLKRKDVADFRASRAADRVINGMTLAATSAPMTPVSIDPDEDVAVLQYTGGTTGTPKGAMLTHANLTANTAQIAAWAVDLEPGKESILGALPLFHVFAMTVVMNMGVELAAKIILIPRFQLLEVLKLLNRERPTVLPAVPTIFTAMLNYPEFKSYDVSSLRFCISGGAPLPMEVKLKFEAVSGAKVVEGYGLSEASPVLTCNPVQEEPVLGSIGPPMPGTTISLRDIEDPTKEVAQGERGELCAKGPQIMKGYWKKPAETEKQFVGEFLRTGDVAIMDEHGYFSIVDRIKDLIICSGYNVYPRRIEEAIYTHPAVEEVTVIGIADDYRGEAPKAFIKLKSGMSATAADILKHLEPKISKIEMPAAIEFRDSLPKTMIGKLSKKELAAEEANRGRLAT
- a CDS encoding MerR family DNA-binding transcriptional regulator is translated as MTGKTADALRAAPSAHQDAHHESSFTISALSKEFGITTRAIRFYESRGLISPERIGTARRYSKRDRARLILILRGRNLGFTVEDVSDYLSLYDSDPGQLAQTRHLFDKVTAAIADLETKRHDIERSLADLSEIRARCEAHLKKNT
- a CDS encoding cyclopropane-fatty-acyl-phospholipid synthase family protein, with amino-acid sequence MSAKDDRQLEAARSLVRDLAGRLNADGWVRLWDGTRLPLGSAPKSDFEISIRDPGVIGSILRRPSLDSIIRQYVEKGIDFSGGTLVDFGLGLQDGRKSKSIKMKPGEFASLALKLSPFLFAKTADARDAHGFGGEITGKNRKTEDNKAYIQFHYDLSNDFYALFLDPEMVYSCAYYTDWTNGVEQAQHDKLEMICRKLRLKPGERMLDIGAGWGGLLCHAAKNYGVIAHGVTLSEEQLAFARAKAKRLGIEDRVTFELNDYSKLTGTYDKIASIGMYEHIGLKNIPAYMRKVRSLLADDGLFLNHAISRRAHKPKTGWMKARMRPEKKAIAKYIFPGGELDDIGHSISAMEQAGFEVHDVEGWRLHYARTCQLWCERLTANREQAISYVGEEKYRIWVAYLAGVSLAFSRGTLRLFQTLASKSAKPNPVLPPTRADLYR
- a CDS encoding acetyl-CoA C-acetyltransferase, which produces MARELRRVAVIGGVRIPFCRSNTFYTDLSNLDMMAAALNGLVDRFGLKGQHIDEVVGGAVVTHSKDFNLAREAVLSTKLAPSTPGVTLIQACGTSLQSALMSAAKIATGEIESAISVGSDTTSDAPIVFSKKFSKRLVGAQQGKTALDKIKVFKGLSPTELAPQPPSVAEPRTGLTMGQHCELMAQEWHIPRADQDQLAYESHKKGAAAYDEGYMDDLIVPCAGVFRDNNLRPDITLEKLASLKPAFEKSERGTLTAGNSTPLTDGAATVLLASEEWAKARNLPVLAYLTFGQHIANNFVGGDGLLMAPTIAVSKMLDRAGLTLQDFDFYELHEAFAAQVLCTLKAWEDPAYCKTHMGKDAPLGSIDRSKLNVKGSSLAFGHPFAATGARIVSNLAKLLSTKGGRGLISVCTAGGMGVTAIMEAPQTIEARAAA
- a CDS encoding 3-hydroxyacyl-CoA dehydrogenase NAD-binding domain-containing protein, which encodes MMDAAAEANESQLKDWRFKIDGENIAWATFDREGESANSLGRRPIEELNAIIERVEAEARAKTVRGLVIMSGKERGYIVGADIREFETFQSEQDVIAALKPVNDLLDRIEKLPVPVVAAIHGVCVGGGLELILACHYRIATRDDSTRVGFPEVKLGIFPGFNGTARSIKQAGPMAAMQLMLTGGMIRATVAKAQGLIDQLVGSPGELHWAARKAVLQNRRSKSAGLAKMLLTKWPVRGLLAKKMRQETAKKVREDHYPAPFRLIDLFEKFGGDLDTMKREETKAFAPLMVSDTSRNLRRVFRLTELLKGQAPKGFKWRPSRVHVIGAGTMGADIAGVCVASGMEVTLQDISAEQLEKGIKAQGKLFARKFKTKPARDAAKARLIADPEGKGISRADVIIEAIVERLDVKQKLFTDLETRIKPGAVLATNTSSLKLEDIAAPLKDPGRLIGLHFFSPVAQMPLVEVVRGANTRDEEVKKGAAFVTAIDKFPLITKDVPGFLVNKVLTPYMFAAMKRLEEGEDKEKIDEAARTFGMPMGPIELADNVGLDICAHVAKILGHSSEGSRLDRLVASGRLGKKTGEGFYVWKDGKPVKSDKKFEKADLDRLGRELVDPMIAEAQKSLDDGVVETADLVDAGMIFGTGFAPFRGGPLHYRKSLSAAGPASAPHAAAAE